The Helianthus annuus cultivar XRQ/B chromosome 16, HanXRQr2.0-SUNRISE, whole genome shotgun sequence genome includes a window with the following:
- the LOC110917951 gene encoding uncharacterized protein LOC110917951 isoform X2: MQQQQQQPLPPQLGDEGKENVEESVGAANVNSRDLDGEGEGSDTNIGDTPFLVRRLPPQNGNSGVQRASGAGGLGEGTPKSERSNGDDIFGESTPRAREMNERSNDMFSDDIFGESPAGVRISGKGDGLTVQRSGLQDNWDDRFSYALNIK; the protein is encoded by the exons atgcagcagcagcagcagcagccactgCCACCTCAGTTAGGGGATGAAG GTAAAGAGAATGTGGAAGAGTCTGTAGGTGCAGCTAATGTAAACTCACGCGATCTTGACGGTGAAGGAGAAGGGTCTGATACTAACATTGGTGACACGCCGTTTTTGGTTAGGAGATTGCCACCACAAAATGGCAATTCTGGCGTTCAGAGGGCATCTGGTGCTGGTGGTCTGGGAGAGGGTACCCCAAAG AGTGAGAGATCAAACGGGGATGATATATTTGGAGAATCTACACCTAGAGCACGTGAAATG AATGAGAGATCAAATGACATGTTCTCTGATGATATATTCGGAGAATCACCAGCTGGAGTGCGAATATCT GGAAAGGGTGACGGTTTGACCGttcagagaagtggtcttcaggatAACTGGGATGATCGGTTTAGTTATGCACTTAATATTAAGTGA
- the LOC110917951 gene encoding serine/threonine-protein kinase prp4-like isoform X1, with protein MIGFIDLFGLNRCKAGLEELVILKKLVGADLEDMRHCVRFLSSFKHRNHLCLVFESLHMNLHEVLKKFGRNIGLKLTAVRAYGKQLFIALKHLRNCGVLHTDIKLDNMLVNDAKNVLKLCDFGNAMFAGKNEITPYLVSRFYRAPEICKHYNYDNLS; from the exons ATGATCGGTTTTATCGATTTATTTGGTTTAAACAGGTGTAAAGCTGGTTTAGAGGAGTTGGTGATACTGAAGAAATTAGTCGGTGCTGATTTGGAGGACATGCGTCATTGCGTTCGGTTTCTTTCCAGTTTCAAGCACCGGAATCATCTTTGTTTAGTTTTTGAATCTCTTCATATGAATCTTCATGAAGTGTTAAAGAAGTTTGGTCGTAATATTGGTCTGAAATTAACTGCTGTACGGGCCTATGGTAAACAGCTTTTCATTGCTCTAAAACATCTTAGAAACTGTGGAGTCCTTCATACAGACATCAAGCTTGATAACATGTTG GTCAATGACGCCAAAAATGTTCTAAAGCTTTGTGACTTTGGGAATGCTATGTTTGCTGGGAAAAACGAGATCACACCGTACCTCGTGAGTCGGTTTTATCGTGCCCCTGAAATATGTAAGCACTATAATTATGATAATTTATCATAG